A stretch of Brassica napus cultivar Da-Ae chromosome C6, Da-Ae, whole genome shotgun sequence DNA encodes these proteins:
- the LOC106431459 gene encoding serine/threonine-protein kinase WAG1: MEDEGYYLETDFDVSFTSTATDRTFTSSSARSSLARSSLTLSFNDRLSTATTPSTTTSAAATTLHHRRQDPHWTAIRAATTLSSDGRLHLRHLKLVRLLGTGNLGRVFLCHLRDCPTPTAFALKVIDRDALTAKKLSHVQTEAEILSMLDHPFLPTLYARIDASHYTCLLIDYCPNGDLHSLLRKQPGNRLPVSSVRFFASEVLVALEYLHALGIVYRDLKPENILIREDGHIMLSDFDLCFKADVVPTFRSRRFRRVSTPPSSPRRLRRSRRCGCFSTEVEYEREEIVAEFAAEPVTAFSKSCVGTHEYLAPEHVAGNGHGSGVDWWAFGIFLYEMLHGTTPFKGVTKEQILRKIASSDDVAFPLELEEEGIREAKDLIQKLLVKDPTKRLGCARGAQDIKRHPFFEGIKWPLIRNYKPPEIRGLVKKSTKAHACHVTGVSSPRRRKWLWWALSNLLRSKSLKGSNSKIQSNNNYYHYAGKSYNASRKRV, encoded by the coding sequence ATGGAAGACGAAGGTTATTACCTCGAAACCGATTTCGATGTCAGCTTCACCTCCACCGCCACAGACCGGACCTTCACCTCCTCAAGCGCTCGCTCCAGTCTCGCTCGTTCAAGCCTCACCTTAAGCTTCAACGACAGACTCTCCACCGCCACAACACCTTCCACCACCACTTCCGCCGCCGCGACAACGCTCCACCACCGTCGCCAAGATCCTCACTGGACAGCAATCAGAGCCGCGACAACACTCTCCTCCGATGGACGACTCCATCTCCGTCACCTAAAACTCGTCCGCCTCCTCGGAACCGGAAACCTCGGCCGTGTATTCCTCTGCCACCTCCGTGACTGCCCAACCCCCACCGCATTCGCGCTTAAAGTCATCGACCGTGATGCTCTCACGGCGAAGAAGCTTTCGCACGTGCAAACGGAGGCGGAGATCCTCTCCATGCTAGACCACCCGTTCTTGCCTACACTCTACGCACGTATCGACGCTTCTCACTACACTTGTCTCCTCATTGATTACTGTCCCAACGGAGACTTACATTCCTTGCTACGTAAGCAACCTGGTAACCGGTTACCGGTTTCATCGGTTAGATTCTTCGCCTCCGAAGTCCTCGTCGCCTTAGAGTATCTCCATGCTCTCGGTATCGTGTACCGAGATCTCAAACCGGAGAACATCTTGATCCGTGAAGATGGACACATCATGCTCTCAGATTTCGATCTCTGCTTCAAAGCCGACGTCGTTCCAACTTTCCGATCTCGACGGTTCCGGAGAGTTTCGACTCCGCCGTCATCTCCGAGGAGGTTGAGGAGGAGTCGGCGTTGCGGTTGCTTCTCCACGGAGGTAGAGTACGAGAGAGAGGAGATAGTGGCCGAGTTCGCGGCGGAGCCAGTGACGGCGTTTTCTAAGTCGTGCGTTGGAACTCACGAGTATCTAGCGCCGGAGCACGTCGCCGGAAACGGACACGGAAGCGGCGTAGACTGGTGGGCGTTTGGGATATTTCTGTACGAGATGTTACACGGAACGACGCCGTTTAAAGGCGTGACCAAAGAACAAATTCTACGAAAGATAGCATCGAGTGATGACGTGGCGTTTCCGTTGGAGTTGGAGGAAGAGGGAATAAGAGAAGCGAAGGATTTGATTCAGAAGCTGTTGGTGAAGGATCCAACGAAGAGACTAGGTTGCGCCAGGGGTGCGCAGGATATCAAAAGGCATCCGTTTTTCGAAGGGATCAAGTGGCCGTTGATTAGAAACTATAAGCCGCCGGAGATTCGAGGTCTGGTGAAGAAGTCGACCAAGGCACATGCTTGTCACGTGACTGGTGTGTCATCGCCACGTAGGAGGAAGTGGTTGTGGTGGGCCTTATCGAATTTACTGCGAAGTAAAAGCTTGAAAGGGAGTAACAGTAAGATCCAGAGCAACAATAATTACTATCATTATGCGGGTAAAAGCTATAACGCGAGTCGCAAACGCGTTTAG